A window of the Bacteroides thetaiotaomicron VPI-5482 genome harbors these coding sequences:
- a CDS encoding DUF3876 domain-containing protein yields the protein MKHLKFLFPVLLCTLLLGLSSCKETNADRLRAMRGDWESVKNRPAFTLFEENGHYRVTTYRKTYRGTIQTETYQISEQDGNLFIETGLSVLLTYDKENDRILLSPGGEYKRSNQPIKK from the coding sequence ATGAAACATTTAAAATTCTTGTTTCCGGTGCTGTTATGCACCTTGTTACTGGGGCTTTCTTCCTGTAAGGAAACGAACGCCGACCGTCTTAGGGCGATGCGTGGCGACTGGGAAAGCGTGAAAAACCGTCCGGCGTTTACTCTCTTTGAGGAAAACGGGCATTACCGGGTAACGACCTATCGAAAGACCTACCGGGGGACTATCCAAACGGAAACCTATCAGATTTCAGAACAAGACGGAAACCTGTTCATCGAAACGGGGTTGTCCGTCCTGCTGACTTATGACAAAGAGAATGACCGGATTCTGCTTTCTCCCGGCGGAGAATATAAACGGAGTAACCAACCAATAAAGAAGTAA
- the traJ gene encoding conjugative transposon protein TraJ — protein MLLAIEFDNLHQILRSLYTDMMPLCGNMAGVAKGIAGLGALFYVAAKVWQSLASAEPIDVYPLLRPFVIGFCIMFFPTFVLGTINSVMSPVVKGCNNMLETQTFDMNAYREQKDKLEYEAMVRNPETAYLVSDEAFDKQIDELGWSAKDIATMGGMYMDRAAHNIKQSVRDWFRELLELLFQSAALVIDTIRTFFLIVLAILGPIAFAISVYDGFQATLTQWITRYISVYLWLPVSDLFSSILARIQVLMLQKDIQELSDPNFVPDSSNSVYIIFMIIGIIGYFTIPTVSNWIIQAGGMGNMSRNINSAANKTGSGVGAVAGAATGNAGGRVGGKLIKGNQ, from the coding sequence ATGTTATTAGCAATCGAATTTGATAACCTGCATCAGATACTCCGTAGTTTATACACGGATATGATGCCGTTATGCGGGAACATGGCGGGGGTAGCCAAAGGAATAGCGGGACTGGGGGCTTTGTTCTATGTGGCTGCCAAAGTATGGCAGTCGCTCGCCAGTGCCGAACCGATAGACGTTTACCCTTTGCTCCGTCCTTTTGTGATTGGTTTCTGTATTATGTTCTTCCCCACATTCGTACTGGGTACGATTAACAGCGTGATGTCGCCAGTAGTCAAGGGGTGTAACAATATGCTCGAAACGCAAACTTTCGATATGAACGCCTACCGGGAACAAAAGGACAAACTGGAATATGAAGCGATGGTGCGTAATCCGGAAACGGCTTACCTTGTTTCGGATGAAGCGTTTGATAAACAGATTGACGAATTGGGATGGTCTGCCAAAGATATTGCCACAATGGGCGGTATGTACATGGATAGGGCAGCCCACAATATCAAGCAATCCGTCCGGGACTGGTTCAGGGAATTGTTGGAACTGCTCTTTCAATCGGCAGCCCTCGTGATAGACACTATCCGAACCTTTTTCTTGATTGTCCTTGCCATACTGGGTCCGATAGCCTTTGCCATCAGTGTATATGATGGCTTTCAGGCGACACTGACCCAATGGATAACAAGGTACATTTCCGTTTACCTGTGGCTACCCGTTTCAGACCTGTTCAGTTCCATTCTTGCCCGAATACAGGTGCTTATGCTCCAAAAGGATATTCAGGAGCTATCAGACCCCAATTTTGTACCCGATAGCAGCAATTCAGTGTACATAATCTTTATGATAATCGGTATCATCGGTTACTTCACCATCCCCACCGTATCGAACTGGATTATTCAGGCGGGCGGAATGGGCAACATGAGCCGGAATATAAACAGTGCAGCCAATAAAACGGGCAGTGGCGTTGGTGCGGTAGCCGGAGCAGCCACCGGGAACGCTGGCGGCAGGGTCGGCGGTAAACTAATCAAAGGTAATCAATAA
- a CDS encoding DUF4133 domain-containing protein, giving the protein MADYPINKGIGKPVEFKGLKSQYLFIFAGGLLALFVLFIIMYMVGINQWVCIIFGVTSATLLVWLTFRLNEKYGTHGLMKLSARKSHPFHIINRKAISRLFHLKQASK; this is encoded by the coding sequence ATGGCAGACTATCCGATTAACAAGGGGATAGGCAAGCCAGTTGAGTTTAAAGGGTTGAAAAGTCAGTATCTTTTCATTTTTGCGGGCGGGCTGTTAGCCCTGTTCGTGCTTTTCATCATCATGTACATGGTAGGCATTAACCAGTGGGTGTGCATCATCTTCGGCGTTACTTCGGCAACGTTGCTTGTATGGCTCACATTCCGGTTAAACGAAAAGTACGGGACACACGGGTTAATGAAATTGTCCGCACGCAAAAGCCACCCTTTCCATATCATCAACCGAAAAGCCATATCCCGATTATTCCATTTAAAACAAGCATCGAAATGA
- the traM gene encoding conjugative transposon protein TraM, whose amino-acid sequence MEEKEVKNEVPTPETAKGKEPEKQGKEKKELTPQQIQQRKKMLVYPLMGLVFLGSIYLIFAPSDKDEAKVENVGGFNADIPQPKGDGIISDKKTAYEQEQMENKQADKMRSLQDFAFSLGEENGNGEDLTLIDDAPAEKPKTNVIDFGAGAPNNSRSSIQSSAAAYWDMNRQLGSFYETPKEDKEKEELKRQVEELTARLDAKESGAGNMDEQVALMEKSYELAAKYMNGQNGQSVPPQPGQIAQVAPSAPVQGKGNATPVKSVSDRTVSGLQQPMSNAEFVAEYSKPRNYGFNTAVGSGYSIGKNTIRACVHNDQTLMDGQTVKLRLLEPLQAGNVIVPKNSLVSGSAKVQGERLDILVSSLEYAGNIIPVELAVYDSDGQKGLSVPSSLEQEAAKEAMANIGAGLGTSISFAQSAGQQVAMDITRGLMQGGSQYLAKKFRTVKVHLKANYQVMLYAKQQ is encoded by the coding sequence ATGGAAGAAAAAGAAGTGAAGAATGAAGTTCCCACACCGGAAACGGCAAAGGGAAAAGAACCTGAAAAACAGGGAAAGGAAAAAAAGGAACTGACCCCACAGCAGATACAGCAACGAAAAAAGATGCTGGTTTACCCGCTTATGGGACTGGTTTTCTTAGGGTCTATATACCTGATTTTTGCACCGTCCGATAAGGACGAAGCAAAGGTGGAAAACGTGGGCGGATTTAACGCCGATATTCCGCAACCCAAAGGGGACGGGATAATCAGCGATAAAAAGACCGCCTACGAACAGGAACAAATGGAGAACAAACAGGCGGACAAGATGCGCTCCTTACAGGATTTTGCCTTTTCGCTCGGAGAGGAAAACGGGAACGGGGAAGATTTGACCCTGATAGATGATGCTCCGGCAGAAAAACCGAAAACCAATGTAATAGACTTCGGGGCGGGTGCGCCGAACAATAGCCGTTCCTCTATCCAATCTTCGGCGGCAGCTTACTGGGACATGAACCGTCAGTTAGGCAGTTTCTACGAAACGCCGAAAGAGGACAAGGAAAAAGAGGAACTGAAACGTCAGGTGGAAGAACTCACTGCCCGGCTCGATGCGAAAGAAAGCGGTGCGGGCAACATGGATGAACAGGTTGCACTTATGGAAAAGTCCTACGAACTGGCGGCAAAGTATATGAACGGACAGAACGGGCAAAGCGTACCACCGCAACCGGGACAGATTGCACAGGTCGCACCGTCCGCACCTGTTCAGGGCAAAGGAAATGCCACACCTGTAAAATCGGTATCGGACAGGACGGTTTCAGGATTGCAGCAGCCCATGAGCAACGCCGAATTTGTCGCCGAATACAGCAAGCCACGCAATTACGGGTTTAATACGGCGGTCGGCAGTGGTTATTCGATAGGAAAAAACACTATCCGGGCGTGTGTTCATAACGACCAAACACTTATGGACGGGCAGACCGTCAAGCTCCGGCTGTTAGAACCGTTACAGGCGGGGAACGTGATTGTCCCGAAAAACAGCCTTGTTTCAGGAAGTGCCAAAGTGCAGGGGGAACGGCTCGACATACTGGTGTCCTCGCTCGAATATGCGGGTAACATCATTCCGGTGGAACTTGCCGTTTACGACAGTGACGGGCAAAAGGGGCTTTCCGTTCCCTCGTCACTGGAACAGGAAGCGGCAAAGGAAGCGATGGCGAACATCGGTGCGGGACTGGGTACGAGCATTTCATTTGCGCAAAGTGCCGGGCAGCAGGTCGCAATGGATATTACAAGGGGCTTGATGCAAGGCGGTTCGCAATACCTTGCCAAGAAGTTCAGAACGGTAAAAGTACACCTGAAAGCGAACTATCAGGTGATGCTTTACGCCAAACAACAGTAA
- a CDS encoding DUF4141 domain-containing protein codes for MKTKIIMLLVVCSLFVGKVNAQWVVSDPGNLAQGIINASKNIIQTSSTAQNMIKNFQETVKIYQQGKDYYDALKSVHNLVKDARKVQKSILLIGEISDIYVNSFQKMLSDENYTPDELSAIAYGYTQLLQESSDVLEEMKSVVNINGLSMSDKERMDVIDRTYNAIRNYRDLVSYYTRKNISVSYLRAKKKKDTDRVMALYGSADERYW; via the coding sequence ATGAAAACAAAGATTATAATGCTGCTCGTAGTATGCAGCCTGTTTGTCGGAAAGGTAAACGCACAGTGGGTGGTGAGTGACCCCGGCAACTTGGCGCAAGGGATTATCAATGCGTCAAAGAACATCATTCAGACTTCTTCGACCGCACAGAATATGATAAAGAATTTTCAGGAAACGGTAAAGATTTATCAACAGGGAAAAGATTATTATGATGCCTTAAAATCAGTGCATAACCTTGTCAAAGATGCCCGGAAAGTACAAAAGTCTATCCTGCTTATCGGTGAGATTTCCGACATCTATGTGAACAGTTTTCAGAAGATGCTTTCGGATGAAAACTACACGCCGGACGAACTTTCCGCCATTGCCTATGGCTATACCCAACTGTTGCAGGAAAGTTCCGATGTGCTGGAAGAAATGAAAAGTGTGGTGAACATCAACGGGCTTTCCATGTCGGATAAAGAACGGATGGACGTTATCGACCGGACGTATAACGCCATCAGGAACTACCGGGATTTGGTGAGTTATTATACCCGCAAAAATATTTCCGTTTCCTACCTGCGGGCGAAAAAGAAAAAGGACACTGACCGGGTAATGGCTTTGTACGGTTCGGCGGATGAACGTTACTGGTAA
- the traK gene encoding conjugative transposon protein TraK, with protein MEFKSLKNIETSFKQIRLFGIVFVVMCTLITGYAVWNSYTFAEAQRQKIYVLDGGKSLMLALSQDLTQNRPVEAREHVKRFHELFFTLSPDKNAIESNIKRSLFLDDKSAFNYYRDLSEKGYYNRIISGNISQTIQIDSVSCNFDVYPYAVATYARQMIIRESSVTERSLVTRCRLLNAVRSDNNPHGFMMESFEITENKDLNTIKR; from the coding sequence ATGGAATTTAAAAGTTTAAAGAACATTGAAACCAGTTTCAAACAGATACGTCTTTTCGGGATTGTGTTTGTCGTTATGTGTACCCTGATAACGGGGTATGCCGTTTGGAACTCCTACACGTTTGCCGAAGCGCAACGGCAAAAGATTTATGTGCTGGACGGTGGCAAATCGTTGATGCTTGCGCTTTCGCAAGACCTGACACAAAACCGTCCGGTCGAAGCAAGGGAACACGTGAAGCGTTTTCACGAACTCTTTTTCACGCTCTCACCGGATAAGAACGCTATCGAAAGCAATATCAAACGGTCGCTGTTCCTCGACGACAAGAGCGCATTTAACTATTACCGTGACCTCTCGGAAAAGGGATATTACAACCGTATCATTTCGGGCAATATCAGCCAGACCATACAGATAGACAGCGTTTCATGCAATTTCGATGTGTACCCGTATGCGGTGGCTACCTATGCCCGCCAAATGATTATCCGTGAAAGCAGCGTGACGGAAAGAAGCCTTGTCACCCGTTGCCGGTTATTAAACGCCGTAAGAAGTGATAATAACCCGCACGGCTTTATGATGGAAAGTTTCGAGATAACGGAAAACAAGGACTTGAACACCATAAAGCGGTAA
- a CDS encoding DUF4134 domain-containing protein, with protein MKKKVLFSAVALLAASATFAQGNGMAGITEATNMVTSYFDPATKLIYAIGAVVGLIGGVKVYGKFSSGDPDTSKTAASWFGACIFLIVAATILRSFFL; from the coding sequence ATGAAAAAGAAAGTTCTCTTTTCGGCAGTCGCTCTATTGGCTGCATCCGCTACGTTTGCACAAGGTAACGGCATGGCGGGTATTACAGAAGCTACCAACATGGTAACGTCCTATTTCGACCCGGCAACAAAATTAATTTACGCCATCGGTGCGGTGGTGGGCTTGATTGGCGGCGTGAAAGTATATGGCAAGTTTTCTTCGGGCGACCCTGACACCAGTAAAACGGCGGCTTCGTGGTTCGGTGCTTGTATCTTTTTGATTGTCGCTGCCACTATCCTACGTTCATTCTTCCTCTAA
- a CDS encoding DUF3872 domain-containing protein, protein MYMRKIISRILIGCYVMAALLLVGACNDDVDIQQSYPFSIETMPVPKKLKVGETAEIRCQLHRDGRFEETKYFIRYFQPDGAGTLKMSDGTVLLPNDLYPLPGETFRLYYTSASTDQQTVDVYFQDSFGQLQQLTFSFNNDSSKEEE, encoded by the coding sequence ATGTATATGAGAAAGATTATAAGCCGCATTTTGATAGGCTGCTATGTAATGGCCGCCTTGTTATTGGTGGGTGCGTGTAATGACGATGTGGATATACAGCAGTCTTACCCGTTTAGTATCGAAACGATGCCAGTGCCGAAAAAATTAAAAGTGGGTGAAACCGCCGAAATCAGGTGTCAGCTTCACCGGGACGGGCGGTTTGAGGAAACAAAGTATTTCATCCGCTATTTCCAGCCGGACGGGGCGGGAACGCTGAAAATGTCCGATGGGACGGTTTTACTGCCGAATGACCTGTACCCGCTTCCGGGTGAAACATTCCGGCTTTACTATACCTCTGCATCCACCGACCAGCAAACGGTAGATGTGTATTTTCAGGACAGCTTCGGGCAGTTGCAGCAGCTTACATTTTCGTTCAATAATGATAGCAGTAAAGAGGAGGAATAA
- a CDS encoding TraG family conjugative transposon ATPase, with protein MRNILKATTLENKFPLFTVENGCIVSKDADITVAFRVELPELFTVTAAEYEAIHSAWNKAVKVLPDYSIVHKQDWFIKENYAPDIQKDDLSFLSRSFERHFNERPFLNHTCYLFLTKTTKERSRMQSNFSTLCRGFLVPKEIKDKETVTKFLEAVGQFESIMNDSGFITLTRLTSDEITGTKETAGIVEKYFSLSQTDTTTLKDIQLNAGDMRIGDDILCLHTLSDAEDMPGKVGTDTRYEKLSTDRSDCRLSFASPVGVLLSCNHIYNQYIFIDDHTENLKQFEKMARNMHSLSKYSRANQINKSWIEEYLNEAHSQGLISVRCHCNIMAWSDDRDELKHIKNDVGSQLALMECKPRHNTTDTPTLFWAGIPGNQADFPAEESFYTFIEQALCLFTEETNYKSSLSPFGIKMVDRVTGKPLHIDISDLPMKKGIITNRNKFILGPSGSGKSFFTNHMVRQYYEQNAHVLLVDTGNSYLGLCEMINRKTHGEDGIYFTYTTENPIAFNPFYVEDGVFDIEKKESIKTLILTLWKRDDEAPTRAEEVALSNAVSSYIELITKDSSVTPCFNTFYEYVKNDYRAHLQEKNVREKDFDIDNFLNVLEPYYKGGEYDYLLNSDKELDLLHKRFIVFELDNIKDHKILFPITTIIIMEVFISKMRKLKGIRKLILIEEAWKAIASANMADYIKYLYKTVRKYFGEAIVVTQEVEDIISSPIVKESIINNSDCKILLDQRKYLNKFDSIQNLLGLTDKERSQMLSINLANHPNRKYKEVWIGLGGTQSAVYATEVSLEEYFTYTTEETEKMELFALSEKLGGNLELAIKRLAESKRNPEK; from the coding sequence ATGAGAAATATATTAAAAGCTACTACGCTGGAAAACAAGTTTCCACTGTTCACGGTGGAAAACGGGTGCATCGTTTCCAAAGACGCCGACATAACGGTGGCGTTCCGGGTGGAACTGCCGGAACTGTTCACCGTCACGGCAGCCGAATACGAAGCGATACATTCCGCTTGGAACAAGGCGGTAAAGGTGCTGCCCGATTACAGCATCGTTCATAAACAGGACTGGTTCATCAAAGAAAACTATGCGCCTGACATCCAAAAGGATGATTTGAGTTTCCTTTCCCGTTCCTTTGAACGGCATTTTAATGAAAGACCGTTCTTAAACCATACCTGCTATTTGTTTCTGACGAAAACGACAAAGGAACGTAGCCGGATGCAGAGTAATTTTTCTACTCTTTGCCGGGGCTTCCTTGTCCCCAAAGAGATAAAGGACAAGGAAACGGTTACAAAGTTCCTCGAAGCGGTGGGGCAGTTTGAAAGCATTATGAATGATAGCGGTTTCATTACCCTTACCCGCCTGACTTCGGACGAAATCACCGGGACAAAGGAAACGGCGGGTATCGTGGAAAAATACTTTTCACTCTCACAAACAGACACTACCACATTGAAAGATATTCAACTGAACGCCGGAGATATGCGTATAGGTGACGATATTCTTTGTTTGCATACTCTTTCGGATGCGGAAGATATGCCGGGCAAGGTGGGAACTGATACCCGCTATGAAAAGCTATCCACCGACCGGAGCGATTGCAGATTATCTTTTGCTTCTCCGGTGGGCGTGTTGCTCTCCTGTAACCATATCTATAACCAGTACATCTTCATTGACGACCATACGGAGAACCTGAAACAGTTTGAAAAGATGGCTCGCAATATGCACTCCCTTTCCAAATACAGCCGTGCCAATCAGATTAACAAGTCTTGGATAGAGGAATATTTGAACGAAGCACATTCACAGGGGCTTATCTCCGTGCGATGCCATTGTAATATCATGGCATGGAGTGACGACCGGGACGAACTCAAACACATTAAAAATGATGTGGGGTCACAGCTCGCACTTATGGAGTGCAAGCCACGTCATAACACCACCGACACACCGACCTTGTTTTGGGCGGGCATACCCGGCAATCAGGCGGACTTCCCGGCGGAAGAAAGTTTCTACACCTTTATTGAACAGGCTCTTTGCCTATTCACCGAAGAAACGAACTACAAAAGTTCGCTTTCTCCCTTTGGTATCAAGATGGTGGATAGGGTCACAGGAAAGCCGTTGCACATTGATATTTCAGACCTGCCAATGAAAAAAGGTATCATTACCAATCGCAACAAGTTCATACTTGGACCGAGTGGTAGCGGCAAATCATTCTTCACCAATCACATGGTGCGCCAGTATTACGAACAAAATGCGCACGTCCTGCTGGTTGATACCGGAAACAGTTACTTAGGATTGTGTGAAATGATAAACCGGAAAACGCACGGGGAAGATGGGATTTATTTTACCTATACTACTGAAAACCCGATAGCGTTTAATCCTTTCTATGTGGAAGATGGGGTATTCGATATTGAAAAGAAAGAGAGTATCAAAACGCTTATCCTGACCCTTTGGAAAAGGGACGATGAAGCACCCACACGGGCGGAAGAAGTGGCTTTGTCAAACGCCGTAAGTTCCTATATCGAACTGATTACTAAGGATAGTTCGGTTACTCCCTGCTTCAATACATTCTATGAATATGTGAAAAATGACTACCGGGCGCACCTGCAAGAAAAGAACGTCCGGGAAAAGGATTTCGATATAGACAACTTCCTGAATGTATTAGAACCTTACTACAAAGGGGGCGAATATGATTACCTGCTGAACTCCGACAAGGAGCTTGATTTGCTGCATAAACGCTTCATTGTCTTTGAGTTGGATAATATCAAAGACCACAAAATTTTATTCCCGATTACTACGATTATCATCATGGAAGTATTTATTTCCAAAATGCGTAAACTAAAGGGTATCAGGAAATTAATATTGATAGAAGAAGCGTGGAAAGCGATTGCATCGGCGAATATGGCGGATTACATAAAATATTTATACAAAACCGTTAGAAAGTATTTCGGCGAAGCGATTGTAGTTACCCAAGAGGTCGAAGATATTATTTCCTCGCCCATTGTAAAAGAGAGTATTATAAACAATTCTGATTGTAAGATACTGCTCGACCAAAGGAAATACCTTAATAAATTCGATAGCATACAGAACCTTTTGGGACTGACCGATAAGGAACGTTCACAGATGCTTTCCATCAACCTTGCCAATCATCCGAACCGGAAATACAAGGAAGTTTGGATAGGCTTAGGCGGTACACAATCAGCCGTATATGCTACCGAAGTGAGTTTGGAAGAATATTTTACATACACCACCGAAGAAACGGAAAAGATGGAACTATTCGCCTTGTCCGAAAAGTTGGGCGGTAATCTCGAACTTGCTATCAAACGGCTTGCCGAAAGCAAGCGCAATCCCGAAAAATAA
- the traN gene encoding conjugative transposon protein TraN, which translates to MKKLIIMFALLLGVVSMKAQSNDLYQGITKKLPYRQMVTPYGVQVTFAKTVHIIFPSAVKYVDLGSNYIIAGKADGAENVVRVKATTEGFPGETNFSVICEDGSFYSFNAKYAHEPEMLNIEMKDFLENEDTTDFSHTRMNIYFRELGNESPLLVKLIMQSIYKNNDREIKHLGCKRFGVQFLVKGIYSHNGLFYFHTQTKNSSNVPFDTDFIRFKIVDKKVAKRTAIQETVIDPVRSYNEILVIGGKSTVRTVYTVPQFTIPDDKILVIELVEKNGGRHQTIRVENSDVVAAKVINELKIK; encoded by the coding sequence ATGAAAAAGTTAATTATCATGTTCGCCCTACTCTTGGGCGTGGTTTCAATGAAAGCACAAAGTAACGATTTGTATCAGGGCATTACTAAAAAGCTGCCTTACCGCCAAATGGTGACACCTTACGGCGTACAGGTGACGTTCGCCAAAACGGTACATATCATTTTCCCGTCTGCCGTTAAGTACGTGGACTTAGGCAGTAACTACATTATTGCCGGAAAAGCGGACGGGGCGGAAAATGTTGTCAGGGTCAAGGCTACGACAGAGGGCTTTCCCGGTGAAACCAATTTTTCCGTTATCTGTGAGGATGGCAGCTTTTACAGTTTTAACGCAAAATACGCACACGAACCGGAAATGCTGAACATCGAAATGAAAGACTTCTTGGAGAATGAGGACACAACGGATTTCAGCCATACCCGGATGAACATCTATTTCCGTGAACTGGGTAACGAAAGCCCGCTTTTGGTAAAGCTGATTATGCAGTCCATCTACAAGAACAATGACCGGGAAATAAAGCATTTGGGATGCAAACGGTTCGGGGTGCAGTTCTTGGTAAAGGGGATTTATTCGCATAACGGGCTGTTCTACTTCCACACACAAACAAAGAACAGTTCAAACGTGCCGTTTGATACCGACTTTATCCGTTTCAAGATTGTGGATAAGAAAGTAGCCAAAAGAACGGCTATTCAGGAAACCGTTATCGACCCGGTGCGGAGCTATAACGAGATACTGGTTATCGGCGGCAAAAGTACCGTCCGCACCGTGTACACCGTTCCGCAGTTCACTATCCCTGACGATAAGATATTAGTCATCGAACTGGTGGAAAAGAACGGGGGCAGACACCAAACTATCCGGGTGGAAAATTCGGATGTAGTGGCTGCCAAAGTGATTAACGAACTTAAAATCAAATGA
- a CDS encoding conjugal transfer protein TraO, translating into MKRICCIISLFVLCLTFNQAHAQRCLPGMKGLQVTGGMADGVHWNSKSDFAYYFGAAMSTYTKNGNRWVIGGEYLEKHYPYKDLQIPVSQFTGEGGYYLNFLSDRKKTFFLSLGLSALAGYETSNWGDKLLPDGSTLTDKDGFVYGGALTLELESYITDRVVFLINARERCLFGSSVGKFHTQFGIGLKIIM; encoded by the coding sequence ATGAAAAGGATATGTTGTATTATATCCCTTTTTGTGCTGTGCCTGACTTTCAACCAGGCACACGCACAAAGATGTCTGCCGGGAATGAAAGGCTTGCAGGTTACGGGCGGCATGGCGGACGGTGTTCACTGGAACAGTAAAAGCGATTTCGCCTATTACTTCGGGGCTGCCATGAGTACCTATACCAAAAACGGGAACAGGTGGGTTATCGGCGGGGAATACCTCGAAAAGCATTACCCCTATAAGGATTTGCAAATACCAGTCAGCCAGTTTACAGGCGAGGGCGGTTACTATCTGAATTTCCTTTCAGACCGGAAGAAAACCTTTTTTCTTTCACTGGGATTGTCCGCACTTGCCGGGTATGAAACAAGCAACTGGGGCGATAAATTGCTGCCCGATGGCTCGACCCTGACCGATAAGGACGGTTTTGTCTATGGCGGTGCGCTGACGCTGGAACTGGAAAGTTACATTACCGACCGGGTGGTGTTCCTGATTAACGCAAGGGAAAGATGCCTGTTCGGTTCTTCAGTCGGAAAGTTCCATACACAGTTTGGTATCGGTCTAAAGATAATAATGTGA
- a CDS encoding DUF3873 domain-containing protein, which translates to METLNKNGVSITQTPGEEKYVKCCLGAFRGQIYYQYDYCHFNDNLFSILGKYYRLQNDWLKTQK; encoded by the coding sequence ATGGAAACTTTAAACAAAAACGGGGTAAGCATTACTCAAACACCGGGAGAAGAAAAATATGTAAAATGCTGTTTAGGCGCATTTAGGGGGCAAATCTATTATCAATATGATTACTGCCATTTCAATGATAACCTATTTTCTATATTAGGTAAATATTATCGACTACAGAATGATTGGTTGAAAACTCAAAAGTAA
- a CDS encoding antirestriction protein ArdA, giving the protein METVTLSEARVYVGTYNKYNSGSLFGKWLDLSDYSDKDEFMEACRELHKDDQDPEFMFQDYENIPEALISESWLSDKFFELRDAIEKLSETQQEAFFVWCDHHNNDISEEDADDLISSFEDEYQGEYKDEEDYAYEIVEECYDLPEFAKTYFDYSAFARDLFMTDYWMDNGFVFRCA; this is encoded by the coding sequence ATAACAGTGGTTCACTTTTCGGCAAGTGGTTAGACCTTTCCGATTATTCGGACAAGGACGAATTTATGGAAGCGTGCCGGGAACTGCACAAGGACGACCAAGACCCGGAATTTATGTTTCAGGATTACGAGAATATCCCGGAAGCCCTGATTTCCGAAAGTTGGCTTTCCGATAAGTTCTTTGAGCTTCGGGATGCCATCGAAAAACTAAGTGAAACCCAGCAGGAAGCGTTTTTCGTATGGTGCGACCACCACAACAACGATATAAGCGAAGAAGATGCGGACGACCTTATTTCTTCTTTTGAGGATGAATATCAGGGAGAATATAAAGACGAGGAAGATTACGCCTATGAAATTGTAGAGGAATGTTACGACCTGCCGGAGTTCGCAAAGACCTACTTTGATTATTCGGCTTTTGCCCGTGACCTGTTTATGACTGATTACTGGATGGATAATGGTTTTGTTTTCCGTTGCGCCTGA
- a CDS encoding TraL conjugative transposon family protein, which produces MIRKILSPVNQAITHVQDWADEKLRRLCGRMTPEIRLAVILLMLLFFGGLSIYFTVSSIYRIGKEDGETIRIEHIRQLQLQSKDSTNIFNQSDNGRKRSEE; this is translated from the coding sequence ATGATACGGAAAATTCTCTCTCCGGTGAATCAGGCAATTACCCATGTGCAGGACTGGGCGGATGAAAAACTCCGCCGCCTGTGCGGGCGCATGACACCGGAAATAAGGCTGGCGGTAATCCTGCTTATGCTCCTGTTCTTCGGCGGGCTATCCATCTACTTTACGGTATCATCCATTTACCGGATAGGAAAAGAGGATGGCGAAACCATACGGATAGAACACATCAGGCAGTTGCAGTTACAAAGTAAAGACAGTACGAACATTTTTAATCAGTCAGACAATGGAAGAAAAAGAAGTGAAGAATGA